A window of the Citrus sinensis cultivar Valencia sweet orange chromosome 9, DVS_A1.0, whole genome shotgun sequence genome harbors these coding sequences:
- the LOC102621627 gene encoding G-type lectin S-receptor-like serine/threonine-protein kinase At5g24080 gives MAMATNSMRYYYFSWVLFLSFMLGLMDCCMASHIGLGSRLLASQDQAWISDNGTFAFGFTPIVNIQDRFQLGIWFNELPGDRTVVWSANRNFPVTKDAILELDTTGNLVLNDGDTTIWASNSSGAGVELATMSESGNFILYAPNNQPVWQSFLHPSDTLLPNQPLSVSLELTSPKSLQNGGYYSLKMLQQPTSLSLALTYNLPGSYDAANSPKAYANKSYWSGPDISNVTGDVVAVLDEAGSFGIVYGESSNGAVYVYQNDGDYDGLASATNKSTRLTVLRRLILETNGNLRLYRWDNDVNGSRQWVPEWAAVSNPCDIAGICGKGICNLDRSMTKASCTCLPGDSKIGSDGLCSDNSSVNGKCDPRHRNQSSHDYRIASVQQTNYYFPEYSVIANYSDIATVSKCGDACLSNCQCVASVYGLDDEKPYCWVLRSLDFGGFEDPSSTLFVKIMSNRSLTPASNRGSGDSSEDSETRRTKVVVIPIVLSMTLLIGLLCLLLYYNVHRKRFLKRAVENSLIVCGAPVNFTYRDLQIRTSNFAQLLGTGGFGSVYKGSLGDGTLVAVKKLDRVLPHGEKEFVTEVNTIGSMHHMNLVRLCGYCSEGSNRLLVYEFMKNGSLDKWIFPSYHHRDRVLDWTTRFNIAIATAQGIAYFHEQCRNRIIHCDIKPENILLDENFCPKVSDFGLAKLMGREHSQVVTMVRGTRGYLAPEWVSNRPITVKADVYSYGMLLLEIVGGRRNLDMSGDAEDFFYPGWAFKEMTNGTPLKVADRRLEGAVEEEELMRAMKVAFWCIQDEVFMRPSMGEVVKMLEGSADINTPPMPQTVLELIEEGLDHVYKAMKRDFNQFSSFTINSSTHLSSHATCSYSSMSPR, from the exons ATGGCTATGGCTACTAATTCTATGCGTTACTACTACTTTTCATGGGTTCTGTTTCTTTCGTTCATGCTCGGGTTAATGGATTGTTGCATGGCTAGCCATATTGGCTTGGGCTCGAGGCTGTTGGCTAGCCAGGACCAAGCTTGGATTTCTGATAATGGAACATTTGCTTTTGGGTTCACTCCAATTGTGAACATTCAAGACCGCTTTCAGCTGGGAATCTGGTTCAATGAGCTTCCTGGAGATCGAACTGTTGTCTGGTCAGCTAACAG AAACTTTCCAGTCACTAAAGATGCAATCCTGGAGTTGGACACAACTGGAAATCTAGTCCTCAACGATGGAGACACCACTATCTGGGCCTCAAACTCCTCTGGCGCCGGCGTTGAGCTTGCTACCATGTCAGAATCAGGAAACTTCATCCTCTACGCCCCAAACAATCAGCCAGTATGGCAAAGTTTTTTGCACCCATCTGATACTCTTCTCCCAAACCAGCCCTTATCTGTTTCTCTTGAACTAACATCTCCAAAATCTCTTCAAAATGGAGGCTATTACTCTCTCAAAATGCTGCAACAGCCAACTTCATTAAGCCTTGCCTTGACATATAACTTGCCTGGATCATATGATGCTGCTAATTCACCTAAGGCTTATGCAAACAAATCTTACTGGTCTGGACCCGATATTTCGAATGTCACTGGGGATGTTGTTGCTGTGTTAGATGAGGCTGGAAGCTTTGGAATTGTATATGGAGAGTCATCAAATGGGGCTGTTTATGTTTACCAGAATGATGGCGATTATGATGGATTAGCTTCTGCtacaaataaatcaactcGGTTAACAGTTCTTCGGAGATTGATACTTGAGACTAATGGTAACTTGCGTTTGTATAGATGGGACAATGATGTTAATGGCTCGCGCCAATGGGTGCCAGAATGGGCAGCAGTATCAAACCCTTGTGACATCGCTGGAATTTGCGGCAAGGGGATATGTAATTTGGATAGAAGCATGACTAAAGCTTCTTGTACTTGCTTGCCTGGTGATTCCAAAATTGGAAGTGATGGGCTCTGTTCAGACAATTCGTCAGTGAATGGAAAATGTGATCCTAGGCATCGAAATCAATCATCTCACGATTACAGAATTGCATCCGTGCAGCAAACAAACTACTATTTCCCTGAATATTCAGTGATAGCCAATTACAGTGACATTGCCACAGTATCCAAATGTGGTGACGCTTGTTTATCGAACTGTCAGTGTGTTGCTTCTGTTTATGGACTTGATGATGAGAAACCTTATTGTTGGGTTCTCAGGAGCTTGGATTTCGGTGGATTCGAAGACCCTAGCTCAACTCTGTTTGTGAAGATTATGTCTAATCGGTCACTGACTCCGGCTAGCAACAGAGGATCTGGTGATTCTTCAGAAGATTCTGAGACCCGCCGTACAAAGGTTGTAGTAATTCCTATTGTTCTCAGCATGACTCTCCTTATTGGACTCCTCTGTTTGTTACTGTACTACAATGTTCATAGAAAAAGATTCTTGAAGAGGGCTGTGGAAAACTCTTTGATTGTGTGTGGTGCTCCAGTGAATTTCACTTACCGAGATTTACAGATTCGTACCAGCAACTTTGCGCAGCTACTTGGAACAG GAGGATTTGGAAGTGTATACAAGGGAAGCCTTGGAGATGGGACTCTTGTTGCTGTAAAGAAACTTGACAGAGTTTTGCCTCATGGGGAGAAAGAATTTGTAACAGAAGTTAACACCATTGGCTCTATGCATCACATGAACTTGGTTCGTCTATGCGGGTACTGCTCTGAAGGCTCAAACCG GCTTTTAGTCTATGAGTTTATGAAGAACGGGTCTTTGGACAAATGGATCTTCCCTTCATATCACCACCGAGATAGGGTACTGGATTGGACTACTCGCTTTAATATAGCGATTGCTACAGCACAAGGGATTGCATATTTTCACGAGCAGTGCAGAAACCGGATCATACACTGTGACATCAAGCCAGAAAACATATTGTTAGATGAAAACTTCTGCCCCAAGGTATCAGATTTCGGACTGGCTAAGTTAATGGGAAGGGAGCACTCTCAAGTTGTCACCATGGTCAGAGGAACAAGAGGCTATTTGGCTCCAGAATGGGTTAGCAATCGGCCTATCACTGTAAAAGCCGACGTTTACAGCTATGGAATGCTTCTTTTGGAAATTGTTGGTGGCAGACGAAACCTCGACATGTCTGGTGACGCAGAGGACTTCTTCTACCCCGGCTGGGCTTTCAAG GAGATGACAAATGGGACACCACTGAAAGTCGCGGACAGGCGACTAGAAGGGGCAGTGGAAGAAGAGGAGCTGATGAGAGCTATGAAAGTTGCATTTTGGTGCATTCAAGATGAAGTCTTCATGAGGCCTTCAATGGGGGAAGTGGTGAAGATGTTGGAAGGATCAGCCGATATCAACACACCTCCAATGCCTCAAACAGTCTTGGAATTGATTGAAGAAGGCTTAGATCATGTGTACAAAGCCATGAAGAGAGACTTTAATCAATTTAGCTCCTTCACTATTAATTCTAGTACTCATCTATCATCTCATGCGACCTGCAGTTATTCCTCAATGTCACCCAGATAG
- the LOC102621923 gene encoding uncharacterized protein LOC102621923, producing MENMQYAEELVREFLVFRGFTNTLQAFEKELSTDIGKGFQVDKILNLIFSVYITNFQAEKLVGLLSFFKQCVSSSETVLTATLAKLEISILRYYIVHALQSGRKDKVVEFFGTNGNDLLLRGQDWTSWFAIPYLKNPSLDPQFRIYFTKEWFEALRLSVRNFFSEIFNGTRLPALLKISSEKNTVKHLKKDIKQLNMKLSQLQALLEEKEAQLSRLKNNSETIKYANIGRTKNSTLASGVNEESLLLSTNSSEACATTATHMGSAEMGQTWASSRPALSRFATNMSGNDSISPSKLEFEDVGAGDIIQMFNDGLYTENGRDAQGEEDFPEVKVDFLETFLGHTSPISCCRFSSSGNNIASASVDGTVRIWTYDSSTPASRNATIYCGTEIMSLEWECKSDRLLLIGTADGGIKAWNVDAKRVVCDLNTTDAFPSVLDLKCSPVEPIFVSAAASRRYGSSNIYSWGFASLTVWNMKTWKAMTVLPLGEDPPAITSLCFNHNGKILAASAVDGMIHMFDMSAGLQITGWPAHDSAISSILFGPDETSIFSLGSDGKIIEWSLQNQGQVLWTRNCSRFCDPESSKSCRHEMALDVNGRRLLVTSGSVRAPIYQVRGHASGMRTLPHGAAITTVDWHPTLPMFLTGSADHSVQVMSLS from the exons ATGGAGAACATGCAATATGCTGAGGAGCTGGTGAGGGAATTTCTTGTGTTTAGAGGGTTTACGAATACTTTGCAAGCTTTTGAGAAGGAATTAAGCACGGATATAGGTAAAGGATTTCAAGTGGATAAGATATTAAACTTAATCTTCTCGGTGTATATTACCAACTTTCAAGCTGAAAAATTGGTTGGTCTGCTGAGTTTCTTCAAGCAGTGCGTTTCATCATCTGAGACCGTACTCACTGCTACTCTTGCAAAACTAGAGATCTCGATTCTCCGCTACTATATAGTTCATGCCTTACAATCAGGAAGAAAAGACAAAGTTGTAGAGTTTTTTGGAACAAATGGAAATGATCTGTTGCTGAGGGGTCAAGACTGGACTTCATGGTTTG CCATTCCTTACTTGAAGAATCCAAGTTTGGATCCCCAATTTCGCATATATTTTACGAAAGAATGGTTCGAAGCTTTGCGACTTTCTGTGAGGAACTTTTTTAGTGAGATCTTCAATGGAACTC GTCTCCCTGCCCTCTTGAAGATCAGTTCAGAGAAGAACACTGTTAAGCATCTCAAAAAAGACATCAAGCAGCTTAATATGAAGCTGTCACAACTTCAGGCCTTATTGGAGGAAAAAGAGGCTCAGTTAAGCCGGTTGAAGAA TAATTCTGAGACAATAAAATATGCAAACATTGGGCGAACTAAGAACTCAACTTTGGCAAGTGGAGTAAATGAAGAAAGTCTTCTTCTATCTACAAACAGTTCAGAAGCTTGTGCTACTACTGCCACGCATATGGGTTCAGCAGAGATGGGTCAGACATGGGCCAGCTCTCGACCTGCATTGTCAAGGTTTGCTACAAACATGTCTGGAAATGATTCAATTTCTCCTTCAAAGCTTGAGTTTGAAGATGTTGGAGCTGGTGATATCATTCAAATGTTCAATGACGGTCTTTATACTG AGAATGGTAGAGATGCACAGGGAGAAGAAGATTTTCCAGAAGTGAAAGTAGACTTCCTG GAGACATTTTTAGGCCACACAAGTCCAATCAGTTGCTGCCGCTTTTCTTCATCCGGAAACAATATAGCCAGTGCTTCTGTGGATGGCACTGTCAG GATATGGACATATGACTCGTCAACTCCAGCTTCTAGAAATGCAACGATATACTGTGGCACAGAGATTATGTCACTTGAGTGGGAGTGTAAATCTGACCGTCTG CTTCTAATTGGCACTGCTGATGGAGGCATTAAAGCATGGAATGTTGATGCCAAGAGAGTTGTCTGTGATCTCAATACAACTGACGCATTTCCTAG TGTCTTGGACCTAAAGTGCAGTCCTGTAGAACCAATTTTTGTGTCTGCAGCAGCTTCCAGAag GTATGGCTCAAGTAATATTTATAGTTGGGGGTTTGCCTCATTGACCGTCTGGAACATGAAAACGTGGAAAGCCATG ACAGTCCTTCCTCTTGGTGAAGATCCACCGGCAATAACTTCCCTATGCTTCAATCACAATGGAAAGATTCTTGCAGCTTCTGCAGTTGATGGAATGATCCACATGTTTG ACATGTCTGCTGGTCTACAAATTACTGGCTGGCCTGCACATGATTCAGCTATCAGTTCAATTCTTTTTGGTCCTGATGAGACCAGCATTTTTAGCTTGGGGTCAGATGGAAAG atTATTGAATGGAGCTTGCAAAACCAAGGTCAGGTGCTTTGGACAAGGAATTGTAGCAG GTTCTGTGATCCTGAGTCCTCAAAATCTTGTAGACATGAGATGGCTTTGGACGTAAATGGGAGGAGACTGCTGGTAACGTCTGGTTCTGTAAGGGCACCTATATATCAG GTTCGAGGTCATGCTAGCGGGATGAGAACTCTTCCCCATGGTGCAGCTATAACAACTGTGGATTGGCACCCAACGTTGCCCATGTTCTTAACTGGTTCAGCTGATCACTCGGTTCAAGTAATGTCCCTATCATAG
- the LOC102622626 gene encoding receptor-like protein EIX2 has product MGPHFPKWLQTQKHFSVLDISSAGISDSIPDWFSDTSHKLADLNFSHNQMTGRFPNYISSMFILESPGIDISSNHLEGPSPSLPSNAFYIDLSKNKFSGPISFLCSFSGQNLVYLDLSSNLLSGKLPDCWLQFNMLRILNLANNNFSGKIPNSCGYLQKMLTLSLHHNNFSGELPSLLKNFTHLRVVALEENSISGNIPAWIGESLLNLVVLDLRSNRFYGKIPFQLCHLADIQILDLSLNNISGNIPKCFNNFTAMTQERSYNSSAITFSYAVPSRTTMLPVHIFFDIVLLTWKGSEYEYKNTLGLVKSVDLSSNKLGGEVPEEIMDLVGLIGLNLSRNNLTGYITPKIGQLQSLDFLDLSRNQFSGGIPSSLSQVNRLSVMDLSHNNLSGKIPTGTQLQSFNASVYDGNPELCGLPLPSKCWDEESAPGPAITKGRDDADTSEDEDQFITLGFFVTLILGFIVGFWGVCGTLLLNNSWKHCFYNFLTVTKDWLYVTAVVNIGKIQQKMRS; this is encoded by the coding sequence ATGGGCCCTCATTTTCCAAAATGGCTTCAAActcaaaaacatttttcagTGCTTGATATCTCAAGTGCTGGAATCTCAGATTCCATCCCTGATTGGTTTTCAGATACATCCCATAAATTAGCCGATTTAAATTTCTCTCACAACCAAATGACCGGTAGATTTCCAAATTATATATCTTCGATGTTTATTCTTGAGTCTCCTGGAATTGATATCAGTTCAAACCATTTGGAGGGCCCAAGTCCTTCACTTCCTTCTAATGCATTTTACATAGATCTTTCCAAAAACAAGTTTTCGGggccaatttcttttttgtgttcATTCAGTGGCCAGAATTTGGTGTATCTTGATCTCTCCAGCAACTTACTCTCAGGAAAGCTTCCAGACTGTTGGCTTCAATTCAAtatgttgaggattttgaaCTTGGCGAATAATAACTTTTCTGGAAAAATTCCAAACTCTTGTGGTTATCTACAAAAGATGCTGACATTGAGTTTACACCATAATAATTTCTCCGGAGAGTTGCCTtcacttttgaaaaattttactcACCTTAGAGTTGTGGCTCTTGAAGAAAATTCTATATCCGGAAACATACCAGCATGGATTGGGGAAAGCCTACtcaatttagttgttcttgATCTCCGGTCTAACAGATTCTATGGAAAGATACCTTTTCAGCTATGTCATCTGGCCGATATTCAGATCTTGGACCTTTCATTAAACAATATTTCGGGAAACATACCGAAgtgtttcaacaattttactGCAATGACCCAAGAAAGGAGTTACAACTCCTCTGCCATTACTTTTAGCTATGCTGTTCCTAGTCGTACAACAATGCTTCCAGTTCACATATTTTTTGACATTGTACTGTTGACGTGGAAGGGAAGTGAATACGAGTATAAAAATACTCTGGGACTTGTCAAAAGTGTTGACCTTTCAAGTAATAAATTAGGTGGAGAAGTTCCTGAAGAGATAATGGATCTTGTTGGATTGATTGGCTTAAACCTTTCAAGAAACAATTTAACAGGATATATCACTCCAAAGATTGGTCAGTTACAGTCATTAGATTTCCTCGATTTGTCTAGAAATCAGTTTTCTGGCGGTATTCCTTCAAGCCTTTCCCAAGTAAATCGTCTTAGTGTCATGGACTTGTCACACAACAACTTGTCGGGCAAAATTCCAACAGGGACTCAACTTCAAAGCTTCAATGCCTCAGTGTATGATGGAAATCCTGAACTTTGTGGCCTCCCACTTCCATCTAAGTGTTGGGATGAAGAATCAGCTCCAGGTCCAGCCATTACTAAAGGCAGAGATGATGCAGACACTTCAGAAGATGAGGATCAGTTTATAACTCTTGGGTTTTTTGTGACATTGATTCTAGGTTTCATTGTTGGATTTTGGGGAGTTTGTGGCACTCTACTGCTGAATAATTCGTGGAAACATTGTTTCTACAATTTCTTGACCGTTACAAAAGATTGGCTCTATGTGACAGCAGTAGTGAACATTGGCAAAATTCAGCAAAAGATGAGAAGCTAA
- the LOC127899716 gene encoding receptor-like protein EIX1 — protein sequence MSSKWFILFQYRVLFSAIILLHLEPKTADSSSIRCIEEERKALLKFKQGLVDEFGFLSSWGSEGEKKDCCNWRGVRCSNQTGHVKVLDLHGTGRVKVLDIQTRVMSGNASLRGTLNPALLKLHYLRHLDLSFNNFSGSQIPMFIGSLSKLEYLDLFAASFSGPIPPLLGNLSRLQYLSLGYNKLLRAGNLDWISQLFSLRYLDLSSCNLSKSTDWLQEVDKIPSLKTLYLEQCDLQLQPTIHRSFSHLNSSPSLETLGLSYNNLTASIYPWLFNVSSNIVEIYLDSNHLKGSIPDAPGPMISLRTLTLSDNELDGEIPKFFQNMFKLEGLSLRGNSLEGVISEHFFSNFSYLKVTGLS from the coding sequence ATGTCATCTAAATGGTtcattttgtttcaatatAGGGTTTTGTTTTCTGCGATCATTTTGTTGCACTTAGAGCCAAAAACTGCAGATTCTAGTAGCATAAGGTGCATAGAAGAGGAAAGAAAAGCGCTTCTGAAATTCAAACAAGGCCTGGTGGATGAATTTGGCTTTCTTTCCTCCTGGGGAAGCGAAGGTGAGAAAAAAGATTGTTGCAATTGGAGAGGAGTTCGATGTAGCAACCAAACGGGTCACGTAAAAGTTCTTGATCTTCACGGCACAGGAAGAGTAAAAGTTCTTGATATTCAAACGAGAGTGATGTCCGGAAATGCGTCCTTGAGAGGTACACTTAATCCTGCTTTGCTTAAGCTGCATTATTTAAGACATTTAGACCTTagtttcaacaatttcagTGGAAGCCAAATTCCTATGTTCATTGGTTCACTCAGCAAATTGGAATACCTCGATCTCTTTGCTGCTTCTTTCAGTGGACCAATTCCTCCTCTGCTTGGAAACCTTTCAAGATTGCAGTACCTTAGTCTCGggtacaataaattattaaggGCTGGAAATCTTGATTGGATTTCTCAGCTTTTTTCTTTAAGATATCTTGATCTAAGTAGCTGTAATCTTAGTAAATCCACTGATTGGCTTCAAGAGGTTGATAAGATCCCTTCTCTAAAAACATTGTATCTAGAGCAATGTGATCTTCAACTTCAACCAACCATTCATCGGTCATTTTCACACCTCAATTCTAGTCCATCTCTTGAAACCCTAGGCCTCTCCTATAACAATCTCACTGCTTCTATATACCCTTGGCTATTCAATGTTAGTAGCAACATTGTTGAAATTTACCTTGACTCGAACCATTTAAAAGGTTCGATTCCGGATGCTCCGGGACCCATGATTTCTCTTAGGACTCTGACTCTCTCGGATAATGAGCTTGATGGGGAGATTCCAAAATTCTTTCAGAATATGTTCAAGCTTGAGGGTCTGTCACTCCGTGGGAATTCATTAGAAGGTGTCATATCTGAACacttcttctcaaatttttcATACTTAAAAGTTACTGGACTTAGCTAA
- the LOC102622917 gene encoding BAHD acyltransferase BIA1 yields the protein MVRALEVEILARETIKPSSPTPHNLRNFKLSLLDQIMPVEYTAAILFYSNNGHHADGAEMSQRLKAALPETLKNFYPFAGIIKDNVLVECNDNGAVFVEARANYPLSEVLQQHDHKLLREFLPIEIESTKAGSGPLLLTQVTIFKCGGVAVGNCLSHKIADGCAASFLAKSWAATVLDPGNKAKVNTPEYVIAASLFPPDDSLEPHADVTGQNYITKRFVFHASKIAQLKAKVTSASVPKPTRVEAIVALIWKSTITASRSIRGFPRVSLTAHSMNLRRMVSPPLPDNCVGNFVGDFPAKATQREIELQDLVHQLRKGKDEFCKNGMQNILEKKSSLMHGVEGDAVDFYMYSDLSRLPMYDTDFGLGKPVWVTIPNYMHNMIMLLSTRNGEGIEALVSLSEEDMALFERDEELLAFADPNPSVLPVANHSTRKFAA from the coding sequence ATGGTTAGAGCACTAGAGGTTGAGATATTAGCTAGAGAAACCATCAAACCATCTTCTCCAACTCCCCATAACCTCAGAAATTTTAAGCTCTCCCTTCTCGACCAGATCATGCCTGTTGAATATACAGCAGCAATCCTTTTCTACAGCAATAATGGTCACCACGCTGATGGTGCCGAAATGTCTCAACGCCTAAAGGCAGCATTACCAGAAACTCTGAAAAACTTCTACCCATTTGCCGGGATAATCAAAGACAATGTCTTAGTTGAATGTAATGACAATGGGGCGGTATTCGTTGAAGCTAGGGCAAATTACCCTTTATCTGAAGTTCTTCAACAACACGATCATAAGTTACTGCGAGAGTTCCTTCCAATTGAGATTGAATCAACAAAAGCCGGCTCAGGTCCTCTGTTGCTCACACAAGTCACCATTTTCAAATGCGGAGGAGTGGCAGTAGGGAATTGCCTTTCGCACAAGATCGCTGATGGATGTGCGGCTAGCTTTTTGGCCAAAAGCTGGGCAGCCACCGTTCTTGATCCTGGCAATAAGGCAAAGGTTAATACTCCTGAATATGTTATTGCAGCTTCCCTGTTTCCTCCGGATGATTCCTTGGAGCCTCATGCGGATGTTACCGgacaaaattatattacaaagagGTTTGTGTTTCATGCCTCAAAAATTGCTCAACTTAAAGCTAAAGTTACCAGTGCAAGCGTGCCAAAACCAACACGAGTGGAAGCTATTGTCGCACTCATTTGGAAAAGTACTATAACTGCATCAAGATCAATCCGGGGGTTTCCACGGGTGTCTTTAACAGCACACTCAATGAATTTGCGTAGGATGGTTTCCCCGCCGTTGCCTGATAACTGTGTGGGCAATTTTGTTGGTGATTTTCCTGCCAAGGCAACCCAAAGGGAGATAGAATTACAAGACTTGGTTCATCAACTTCGGAAAGGTAAggatgaattttgtaaaaatgggatgcaaaatattttggagAAGAAGAGTTCCTTAATGCACGGGGTCGAAGGAGATGCAGTagatttttatatgtattcaGACTTATCCAGACTCCCAATGTACGATACAGATTTCGGATTGGGAAAGCCCGTATGGGTAACAATCCCTAATTATATGCACAACATGATAATGCTGTTGAGTACAAGAAACGGTGAGGGAATAGAAGCGTTGGTGAGTCTGAGTGAAGAAGATATGGCTTTGTTTGAACGAGACGAAGAGCTTCTTGCATTTGCTGACCCTAATCCAAGCGTCTTGCCAGTAGCAAATCACTCAACAAGGAAATTCGCAGCTTGA